From Hippea jasoniae, one genomic window encodes:
- the moaC gene encoding cyclic pyranopterin monophosphate synthase MoaC, with translation MDFSHFNEQKRAKMVDVSKKEPTLRIARAYGEVKLSEKAYIAVKEGRVKKGDVLAVAQVGGIMGAKQTPYLIPMCHPLNIEGVDINFEMDDENNTIKIFSEVKITHKTGVEMEALTAVSIAALTIYDMCKAIDRAIEIKQIKLIYKEGGKSGIFKAQ, from the coding sequence GTGGATTTCAGTCATTTCAATGAGCAGAAGCGGGCAAAGATGGTGGATGTAAGCAAAAAAGAACCAACATTGCGTATCGCAAGGGCATATGGAGAGGTTAAACTTTCAGAGAAGGCGTATATAGCTGTAAAAGAAGGTAGAGTTAAAAAGGGCGATGTATTGGCTGTTGCCCAAGTAGGTGGTATTATGGGTGCAAAACAGACTCCCTATCTTATACCTATGTGCCATCCGTTAAATATTGAGGGTGTTGATATAAATTTTGAGATGGATGATGAAAATAATACGATTAAAATCTTCTCAGAGGTGAAGATTACACATAAAACGGGTGTTGAAATGGAGGCATTGACTGCCGTATCTATTGCGGCATTAACAATTTATGATATGTGTAAGGCGATTGATAGGGCAATAGAGATAAAGCAGATCAAGCTTATCTACAAAGAAGGTGGAAAAAGCGGTATATTCAAAGCCCAATAA
- a CDS encoding DUF2914 domain-containing protein — MKRIITVLFLLLAILYGLNSFAIDVENIVCGSGVKNRQIINPSDEFKVGGKVWCLSIITHIKKPTFIIHRWVFEGRHFDVKLKVLPYRRFRTWSYKTIYPSMKGVWKLEILDSNKNLLKEKIFVVR, encoded by the coding sequence ATGAAAAGAATTATTACTGTTCTATTTTTACTGCTGGCTATTTTATATGGATTGAATAGCTTTGCTATAGATGTTGAAAATATTGTGTGTGGAAGCGGTGTAAAAAACAGACAGATTATAAATCCATCGGATGAGTTTAAGGTTGGTGGTAAAGTCTGGTGTTTAAGCATAATTACACATATCAAAAAGCCCACCTTTATTATTCATCGATGGGTTTTTGAGGGAAGACATTTCGATGTAAAACTAAAGGTTTTACCCTATAGAAGATTTAGAACATGGTCTTACAAAACCATATATCCATCGATGAAAGGCGTATGGAAGTTAGAGATTCTGGATAGCAATAAAAATTTGTTGAAAGAAAAAATATTTGTAGTGAGGTAG
- a CDS encoding methyl-accepting chemotaxis protein, with amino-acid sequence MRDLREEVKKREEYLRENVEYISSILNRVAEGDIAEKIYIEEDNQLKALEAPINAIIESLQTVVGGIKSSAEVADNIASDVKGNVEQVEKWNNEIFLKSQSELTQLAKQLGKATANIENIVNLIRDIAEQTNLLALNAAIEAARAGEAGRGFAVVADEVRNLAEKSQRATGDIAEAIKAIENSANQMIDKIEVNSEFSNQLIGTVSSLRDNIEALNQHIKELMDSVSVFNV; translated from the coding sequence TTGAGGGATTTAAGGGAAGAAGTTAAAAAGAGAGAGGAGTATTTAAGAGAAAATGTTGAATATATCAGCAGTATATTGAATAGAGTAGCAGAGGGCGATATAGCTGAGAAGATTTATATAGAGGAGGATAATCAACTCAAAGCACTTGAGGCACCAATAAATGCCATAATTGAGAGTCTTCAGACGGTGGTTGGCGGTATTAAATCCTCAGCGGAAGTGGCTGATAATATTGCCAGTGATGTTAAAGGTAATGTTGAGCAGGTTGAAAAGTGGAATAACGAGATATTCTTAAAATCCCAATCAGAACTTACACAGCTTGCAAAGCAGCTGGGTAAGGCAACAGCAAACATAGAAAATATCGTGAATCTAATTAGGGATATAGCAGAGCAAACAAATCTACTGGCTCTGAATGCCGCAATTGAGGCAGCCCGCGCTGGTGAGGCTGGACGAGGCTTTGCCGTTGTAGCAGATGAAGTGAGAAATCTTGCAGAAAAAAGTCAAAGGGCAACAGGTGATATAGCAGAAGCCATTAAGGCCATAGAAAACAGTGCAAATCAGATGATAGATAAAATAGAGGTAAACAGCGAGTTTTCCAATCAGTTGATAGGTACAGTTTCATCACTGAGAGATAATATCGAGGCATTGAATCAACACATAAAAGAGTTAATGGATAGCGTTTCTGTATTTAATGTATGA